One Ranitomeya imitator isolate aRanImi1 chromosome 1, aRanImi1.pri, whole genome shotgun sequence DNA window includes the following coding sequences:
- the TOPORS gene encoding E3 ubiquitin-protein ligase Topors, with protein MYQQSSRMREKRGKRRRAGRKEAMLSSDTAKAGTSKLQSQGTQADASPDSKCPICLDRFDNVSHLDRCLHRFCFRCIQEWAKNKAECPLCKQPFNSIFHSVRAEDDFKEYVLRPTVNGSFGSPDGHRFRYRTTMTRDNYLSLRSLRSSSRRTFTPPDNGLLFEGNSNVSSQQRSSNIHQMMRRLATRRQASSEGRAMRQIQEQELVNFRRSLYRAGLRVRNIQDGGRYRDITAEFFRRNPACLHRLVPWLKRELTVLFGSHGSLVNIVQHIIMRNVTLYDMESQAFVEDLHPFLLHRTDHFIHEFINFARCPYNIDAYDQHANYDCPAPSSEESRSESSVITISPDEVNTREPDVPSSSLDVGQAPWDDETPGPSYTSVDQPVSWTPNLSDVCSLLDACSSSTRQTATDAKSATEEVQEKAVCPDDCVIVGFVKPLAERTPELVELSSDSEGSLCEVKIEQAKKPQIKPFTLIESSGSSRSSSVISSQSSEDTLKPSRNHKGSVEKSRSKKMKKHKSKETSSRNLHGSRKEKGRTYRNQSSRRRTRSPSSDCYSQSSRNKAYECRSGKHRKNSLRNKKSPDKSRHRSCWAKKKSRSRDRSLSWRSKTVSLTSESSRERGGSCSTNRNLNRGRSWSRDSDSDHSPDNYRSTYQWEYTYYSRDRKRDGYEQSFRKRARGRYSRPSSSPEFTVQSYSAKKDLRRKKSNTSAKPHHRDRYRSRSRSCSRTNTSGASLQNDKPGGKRKYKTRHLERQEEKGGNREVVAKKSYKDDQTETSSNEPKRRKKTRSPSVEIVYEGKAMEGSKYHKKKKKHKKKHRHQQPANSSASSPIIITIDSDSDMPAVEETISSDKNTGIHDDNHKDSAPNLSPSTSTTDVTQVVGEEPAGPSSKDCDVFSSNRHLDAATGILDGLHFDDSSNEPSLPTPSSPDEIESPPYVEAAMVELPLAGSKSEQENATSTAPTFLMDSQDNLSETSQELFADTISELLESMTTPTVL; from the coding sequence ATGCTCTCATCAGATACCGCAAAGGCTGGTACAAGTAAATTACAAAGCCAAGGAACGCAAGCTGATGCCTCTCCTGACTCCAAGTGCCCCATATGCTTAGATCGGTTTGATAATGTTTCCCACCTTGACCGATGTCTGCACAGGTTTTGCTTTCGTTGCATCCAAGAATGGGCGAAGAACAAAGCTGAGTGTCCACTATGCAAGCAGCCATTCAATTCTATTTTTCATAGTGTTCGTGCAGAGGATGACTTTAAAGAGTATGTATTGAGGCCCACAGTAAATGGCTCATTTGGAAGTCCGGATGGACATAGGTTTCGATATCGCACCACTATGACACGAGACAATTATTTATCTCTGAGGTCATTAAGGTCATCTTCTCGAAGAACATTTACACCTCCAGACAATGGTCTTCTTTTTGAAGGAAATTCAAATGTGTCATCACAGCAGAGGAGTAGTAATATTCATCAGATGATGCGAAGGCTTGCCACGAGAAGGCAAGCCAGTTCAGAGGGACGAGCTATGAGACAAATTCAAGAGCAAGAGCTGGTAAATTTCCGGAGATCACTTTATCGTGCTGGATTACGTGTCCGAAACATTCAAGATGGCGGTCGTTACCGTGATATAACTGCTGAATTTTTTCGCAGAAATCCTGCATGTCTTCACCGGTTAGTGCCCTGGCTGAAACGGGAGTTGACTGTATTGTTTGGTTCTCATGGCTCTCTTGTGAACATTGTACAGCACATCATTATGAGGAATGTGACATTGTATGACATGGAAAGCCAGGCTTTTGTAGAGGATTTGCATCCTTTTCTCCTGCATCGTACTGATCATTTCATCCATGAGTTCATCAACTTTGCGCGTTGTCCTTACAATATTGACGCTTATGATCAGCATGCAAACTATGATTGTCCTGCTCCTTCATCTGAAGAAAGCCGGTCAGAGTCTTCTGTTATTACAATATCGCCTGATGAAGTAAATACTAGAGAGCCAGATGTGCCTTCATCTTCTCTTGATGTTGGGCAAGCTCCTTGGGATGACGAAACACCAGGACCTTCATACACTTCTGTTGATCAACCAGTCTCTTGGACACCAAATCTTTCCGATGTCTGTTCACTACTTGATGCCTGTTCATCAAGTACTAGACAGACTGCTACTGATGCAAAAAGTGCCACTGAAGAAGTGCAAGAGAAAGCTGTTTGTCCAGATGACTGTGTCATAGTAGGCTTTGTTAAACCTCTGGCAGAAAGGACCCCAGAACTTGTAGAACTGTCTTCTGATTCAGAAGGTTCCCTCTGTGAAGTAAAGATTGAACAGGCTAAAAAACCTCAAATCAAGCCGTTCACCTTGATTGAAAGTAGTGGTTCAAGTAGATCATCATCTGTTATTTCATCACAGTCAAGTGAGGATACATTGAAACCTAGCCGCAATCATAAGGGATCAGTAGAAAAATCTCGCTCAAAAAAAATGAAGAAACACAAGTCAAAGGAAACTTCTTCTAGAAATCTTCATGGATCTAGAAAAGAAAAAGGGCGTACATACAGAAATCAATCTTCAAGACGCAGGACACGGTCTCCAAGCTCAGACTGTTACTCTCAGTCATCTCGTAATAAGGCTTATGAGTGTCGCAGTGGGAAGCACCGCAAGAACAGCCTAAGAAACAAAAAATCTCCAGATAAGAGCCGGCATAGAAGTTGCTGGGCAAAAAAGAAGTCCAGGTCTAGAGATAGGAGTTTATCATGGAGAAGTAAGACTGTGTCATTAACTAGTGAAAGTTCAAGAGAGAGAGGTGGCTCCTGCTCTACAAATAGAAACCTTAACCGAGGACGATCATGGAGCAGAGATAGTGACAGTGACCATAGTCCAGACAACTATCGGAGTACTTATCAATGGGAATACACTTACTACAGCAGAGACCGAAAGCGAGATGGCTATGAGCAGTCCTTCAGAAAACGTGCACGTGGTCGTTATTCTAGACCATCTTCCAGCCCAGAATTCACTGTGCAGTCTTACTCTGCGAAAAAAGATTTGAGAAGAAAAAAGAGCAACACTTCTGCAAAACCGCATCACCGTGATAGATATCGCTCCAGAAGTCGTTCATGTAGTCGAACAAATACATCAGGGGCAAGTCTTCAAAATGATAAACCTGGTGGAAAGCGAAAGTACAAAACTCGTCATCTGGAGAGACAAGAGGAGAAAGGTGGCAACCGGGAAGTGGTGGCTAAAAAAAGCTACAAAGACGATCAAACTGAAACTTCTTCAAATGAGCCAAAGCGCAGGAAGAAAACTCGAAGCCCTAGCGTTGAAATAGTATATGAAGGGAAGGCCATGGAGGGCTCAAAGtaccacaaaaagaaaaaaaagcacaagAAGAAGCACAGGCACCAACAACCTGCCAACTCTTCAGCTTCTTCTCCCATTATTATTACAATTGATAGTGACAGTGATATGCCGGCTGTAGaagagaccatttccagtgacaaaAATACTGGTATCCATGATGATAATCATAAGGACTCCGCACCCAACCTGTCACCATCTACATCTACGACAGATGTTACACAAGTGGTTGGTGAAGAACCAGCAGGTCCCTCATCCAAAGACTGTGATGTTTTCTCAAGTAATAGACATTTAGATGCTGCTACGGGCATACTAGATGGTTTACATTTTGATGATAGCTCCAATGAGCCTTCTCTTCCAACACCCAGTAGTCCAGATGAAATAGAGTCACCACCTTATGTGGAAGCAGCCATGGTGGAACTGCCTCTAGCAGGCTCAAAGTCCGAACAGGAGAATGCAACATCCACAGCGCCTACTTTTCTAATGGACTCCCAAGATAATCTTTCTGAAACCTCTCAAGAACTATTTGCTGACACCATCAGTGAATTACTGGAAAGTATGACTACACCTACAGTTTTATGA